The Hydra vulgaris chromosome 14, alternate assembly HydraT2T_AEP genome includes the window AAGTGCTGCAGAACCGCATCGAATGCTTGTCGAAGCTTATGGCGATCATGCTCTATTGGAAGCAACATGCAAAAGATGGTTTCAACGGTTCAGAGATAATGATTTTGATGTGCGAAATAAAGAACGTGGAAAACcaccaaaaaagtttgaagacaCAGAATTGCAAGCAATACTGGATGAAGATGACATTTTAAGTCAAAAACAAATGGcagaaatgttaaatgtttCACAACCAGCAATTTCTGACCGTTTAAAAGCTATGGGAAAGGTCCAAAAGTGCGGGAAATGGGTGCCACATGAGTTTAATGACAGGCAGATGGAAAAGCGAAAAACCACTTGTGAAATGTTGCTGTTACGATACGAAAGGAAGTCAGTATTGCATCGAATTGTGACTGGTGAtgaaaatggatttattttaagaatccCAAACGCAAAAGATTATAGGTAAATCCAGGAGAAGCATCAACATTGACTGCAGAGCCTGATCGGTTCGGAAAAAAGACAATGCTCTGTGTTTGGTGGACCAGAACGGAGTGGTGTATTATGAACTTCTAAAACCTGGCAAAACTGTTGATAGGCAACGCTACCAACAACAAATGATCAGTTTGAACTATGCATTAATTGAAAAACGACTAGAATGGGCCAGAAGACACGAAAACGTAATTTTGTTTCATGATAATGCTCCGAGTCATACAGCAAAAGCGGTCAAGGAAACGATAATATCACTTGGCTGGGAAGAATTACCTCACCCGCCGTATTCACCAGACTTGGCTCCTTCCAACTTCCATTTTCTTTCATTGATAGGACACGCATTGAATGAGCAACACTTCAATTCCTACGAAGAAGTCGAAAAACTGGTCTCCGAATGGTTTGCCTCAAAAAACGATCAGTTTTATTGGCGTGGTATCCACAAATTGCCAGAAAGGTGGTCAAAATGTTTAGAAAGCAATGGCAAATACTTTgaagaaactatttttttacttttccattagaaaatagtgttttattttgaaaaaaaaacactcatTTCATACTTATAGATCTGGTATACCTGCAAAAGTAACGGAAGAATATTTAGggcaatcaatttttttctcgaTGTGCTAATGTTGGGcataaaaatttgcaatatttttaaatctattatttggtgtaaaaaagtatttttataccGAATCATAAAGGTATTGTTAAAATTGTGACATTCTTGGGTCTAGTCTCTAAAACTTACCTGTACCTGAATTTATATCGAATCTTAAACTATGGCAGCGCAAATGTATAAGAATAAAAGATGAGGGAGGAAACATTGTGTTTCCTCCCTCATCAATTTGTGTTACCAGGTGCAATATCCAATCATTCACAAGTTGTTTCAAATTATTAAGTCATGCCCTGTTAATGCTGCCAGTGCTAAACGTAGCTTCTCATcactgcaaaaaattaaaaactggcTAAGGACACAAATGACAGAAAACAAACAAGTCTGATTGACCTTACTTTATGTGTACTAAAAAATTCcagtaaatgttaaaaatgtaattgaCTGTTTTGTCGGCAATTTGTGAATTAGAACTTGtaattaaagttgttaaaacaatcaataaattttaaatacgtGTTTAGTTAGGCTTTAAATACGTGTTTAGTTAGGCTTTAAATACAGTAGCGTGCATACATACAAGTAACCGGACAACAGCataatttgaaataacttttgaatgaaaggtccaatttctttcaaattttcactgaaatgtcaaaaaatttattacaaatttaaaaacaaataaatttttactaaatctaagcaatttaatcttaaaagttcatttaattaAGATATTTGTGTGCAAAAttttttggacaaaaaaaaacttgaaaaagatttttttttttattcattttttaaattgaaaatgctTGATTTTAAAGTATTGCTTTACTACTTTGTCGGGAAGCCTTTAGCATTAATTACTGCTCAACAGTGACAAGGCCTTGAGTCCACAAGCTTCATAATcacaataattttgatttttccctTTTTTTCATAGTATTCAATAAGTCACGTTTACTTGTTAGTTTTCGACCTGAAATTTGTCGATCAATGAGCTTACAAAGACATTCAATAGAATTAAGGTCAGGACTTTGCTAAAGCTATTCGATTAATCGAATTTCATTggttttgaaaaagcttttcaCAAGGGTTGAAGCGTGCTTTGGGTCATTGTCCTTCTAAAACATCCTTCCTCGAGGCATTTTGTCTTAAGCATATGGTAGCATAACAATCTTAACTATATATTTGTACTTATTTTTGTCCATTATGCCATCAATCAAATGGATAGGACCAATACAATCTCTATTCAAGTTAGCCCAGTTCATAACGTTTCGACTTCTGTGCTTTACTGTTGGTAGCTGGTACTTAGGATCGTTTTTATGGCCTTTTGGTCGACGGACATATCTAATATCATCAGATCCAAATAgcataaacttaaatttagtaaaaattcatttgtttttgatttgtaatcaatttttgacattttagtgaaaatttgaaagaaattggacttttcatttaaaagttatcttaAGTTATGCTCTTGTCCGGTAACTTTTGTACGCTACTGTAGGTGTTTAATTAGGTTTTAAATGCGTGTTTAGTTAGACTTTAAACACGTGTTTACTTAAATAACTAAACTCTCTAATCTTTTTCAAAcatttgtttcataaatttaaattactttaagatACAGTAATATTTTGGTTAATATTGCACGCTTGTTTTGTAAAGGGATGCATTCACCAagtattaattacaaaaaaaaagtttttttaaatcatgttaGGGCAACCAAAAACCCCTCCTCTTTCGAATCCGCCCTTGTCATGGACGGACCCAAACCATCTAGTAAGGAGggaagtaatttttaatttttttgttttggtggATCCAAATTGTTAAGTAAGGGCCTGGGGGTTTGGGgaaagacaattttaaatgacaaaacttcgcatttgcaagttttatttaaattttatttcatttttaaaaaccctatttaaattaattttttctttttcaaacaatatGCTGAGTTAAATTAACTTATCCAAATGTTTTATGCTCACTATCAAAAATCCCAACTTATATACTTCCTTTATTTAATATCAACTCTTAAATCAAtcaagaaaagtttaaaatagttaaattttttgaataaggTTTGAGATACTTATCATTTGAGCTTTTAACTTAGGACAATTATTATTGGAGCTGATAATcgtctatttatttttaaacgacGCTTGGGATATTTAACATTGGAGCTGATAAGCGTGGATTTATTTATTGTCTGAGTTTTTTAtgcaaaactcaaaaattttgcAATCTGTCAATCAAACTTTCGGTCAAGggggtataaattttttatcaaatctaaattttatctaaaactaATAATACAACTGACGATAAACCTTGTTTaaaatcacaaataaaaatctcaaagtGGATTACTCTATTGTCAGTATCAGTGTACAAGGTAATTAAAACAGaatgcattttaatttatttttgtgtaaatgtcaactttttacaaagttttgtaAACTTTCGCCTTTTAAAACCCACATCTGCCAATCGGATTCAACTTTAGCTccacatttttcataaaattttttagcatttttattccAATCCAAAACATTCCAATGTATTCTAACACAGTTTTCTTGTATAGCTTGCTTTGCAACTTCTTTTAACAGCATAGTACCAATACCATTACCTCTAAACTCAGGTTTTACATATATATCATCTATTCTAAGAATACGACCATTCCACGAAGAGTAACTTCGAAAAAATAGTACAAAACCTACAAGCATTTTTTCTTCTTCGTTTTCCTTTTTATTTGCTTCTGcaacaaaaatttgaaaccaTTTTTCCCCACTTCCGAAACCGTCCCGAATTAAAATGTTGCTCGTATTAGTAATTTCAGATGAACCAAAGTTTTGAAATATGGCTAATTCTTTGATCATGTCAATTACTCCATTGCAATCAGTAACAACCGCATGTCGAATTTGTATTGATTTCATAttccaaaatatatatttacattaatttatttttcaaacccAACAATCGtagttattcatttaaaaaactttttaaaagtttttgtttatttaatgaaaactaaattatgtttgtttaccgaaaaaagttttttattttatttgttttattttttatttgtttattttaggtaatttaaggaatgtttttctaaaaatggatttattaaaaaaacattaggacTCCTATTCTTTAGGTTTTGTTGTAGAAAGAAATTACTGTCTGACTTATAATcattaaacttatataaacattataaacatttaaaacatacGGTCTACACGAATTCTTATAAAATTTCGGTAAAAGcgttactaatttttataaaactcctattgacaatgaaaaaaaaatatgcaggaaataaaaaaatatttagaaaaaaatgcctaaattattaaaaaaattagtgaaatgataaaactatttaattgaGACatgctaaaattatttaaaaaattatgaaatactgcaattattaaaaaatcagttGTTGGAACAGataaaaaagttgacaaaaaatttgatgaaaagttcttattGTTGTTAACTTAATATTGCACATGCAGTGCAACGTCtatccgctttctctatgctatctttctctTTCTAGGCTAacttaattgtttataaattttacttttatatacttttatcttcctaaaattcaattattagtAGTCCGTCGAAAAGAGTATTATGTTTTTT containing:
- the LOC100215311 gene encoding thialysine N-epsilon-acetyltransferase isoform X2, translating into MKSIQIRHAVVTDCNGVIDMIKELAIFQNFGSSEITNTSNILIRDGFGSGEKWFQIFVAEANKKENEEEKMLVGFVLFFRSYSSWNGRILRIDDIYVKPEFRGNGIGTMLLKEVAKQAIQENCVRIHWNVLDWNKNAKKFYEKCGAKVESDWQMWVLKGESLQNFVKS